One Kallotenue papyrolyticum genomic window carries:
- a CDS encoding alpha/beta hydrolase → MQNNDGALAAPAPVQLDHTMTPIAIPEQPDAIEVGTAPLPDATAQEAWYVQYGSQFVRNVTVATITPFLPDPASASGTAIVVAPGGAFRTLSIENEGWNVARALAKRGVAAFVLKYRLNQTPADMAAFQRSMDEMFSNTGHRPPRPDPEQMKIQLAPQLEDVRAAFALIRERAATWQINPQRIGMLGFSAGAMLTLATVLVGENAKPAFIGNIYGPLASVTVPADAPPLFVALAADDPFFANSGFGLIESWHAAKKPVEFHLYEQGGHGFGMYPKETTSTGWFDAFVRWLAMHGMLKPRA, encoded by the coding sequence GTGCAAAACAATGATGGCGCCCTCGCAGCACCAGCTCCTGTGCAGTTGGACCACACCATGACGCCGATCGCCATCCCCGAGCAGCCGGATGCGATCGAGGTCGGCACCGCCCCGCTCCCCGATGCAACAGCCCAAGAGGCGTGGTACGTGCAATATGGCAGCCAGTTCGTTCGTAACGTCACGGTGGCGACAATCACGCCGTTCCTGCCCGATCCAGCCAGCGCTAGTGGCACGGCGATCGTCGTTGCGCCAGGTGGCGCTTTCCGCACGTTATCGATAGAGAACGAGGGTTGGAATGTCGCCCGGGCGCTGGCCAAGCGTGGCGTCGCGGCATTCGTCCTGAAGTATCGATTGAATCAGACTCCGGCAGACATGGCCGCATTCCAACGTTCAATGGACGAGATGTTCTCGAACACCGGCCACCGGCCGCCGCGCCCCGATCCAGAGCAGATGAAGATTCAACTCGCGCCGCAGCTCGAGGACGTGCGCGCCGCCTTCGCCCTGATCCGCGAACGTGCCGCCACATGGCAGATCAATCCGCAGCGTATTGGCATGCTGGGCTTTTCAGCCGGTGCTATGCTTACCCTGGCAACGGTGCTTGTCGGGGAGAACGCCAAGCCGGCGTTCATTGGCAACATCTATGGTCCGCTGGCTTCGGTGACCGTTCCGGCCGACGCTCCGCCGCTGTTCGTCGCGCTTGCGGCCGACGATCCCTTCTTCGCCAATAGCGGATTCGGGCTGATCGAGAGCTGGCACGCGGCCAAAAAGCCGGTTGAATTTCACCTCTATGAGCAGGGCGGTCACGGCTTTGGCATGTACCCCAAGGAAACGACCAGCACCGGCTGGTTCGATGCCTTCGTGCGTTGGCTCGCCATGCACGGGATGCTCAAACCCAGGGCATGA
- a CDS encoding permease, giving the protein MLDRTLDTTRARPTPTLYRLCLAGFIACFALTLLAIVDIRRGFLFTEYVRSPFAVFHPAHLVMLVGGGIGMALCHALLRSLEARLPIGPAVTKVFAFVVFGLLVVDLFIYRGVPAARALASSRLGADWLQAFGVTGWWRPLALAVSYLLTVWHATLLGILLAGLALTILPRYLQTLYARRGFVGTLVGALYAVPQPFCSCCAAVMAPAYTRRGSSTEFALSFVVGAPMLNITTLILAFSLLPLPFALTRALAGIVLTLVVTYGVVRLAERWERRSNPRLAVPRAPRGLSAWITRWVNAYLRMFNLDTLVRNRAMDTPAALVSAWLYASARIALVLVPTLFIWSIVTAVLIQLLPTAFGNNLPSVVLAAITGTLLMISTWTEIPVALQLIQSGLTAPAATLLVVLPPVSLPCLMVLGGALRRGRLLALLGLAVIGAGIGAGLLFL; this is encoded by the coding sequence GTGCTCGACAGAACTCTGGATACCACACGCGCCAGGCCGACGCCAACGCTTTACAGGTTGTGTCTGGCGGGCTTCATCGCCTGCTTCGCGCTCACGCTGTTGGCCATCGTGGATATCCGCCGTGGCTTTTTGTTCACGGAGTATGTTCGCTCGCCCTTTGCCGTCTTCCACCCTGCGCACCTGGTCATGCTGGTCGGCGGTGGGATCGGTATGGCGCTGTGCCATGCGCTGCTCAGATCCCTGGAAGCGCGTCTGCCGATCGGGCCGGCTGTGACCAAAGTGTTTGCGTTCGTGGTGTTCGGGCTGCTGGTGGTCGATCTGTTCATTTATCGCGGCGTGCCTGCGGCGCGCGCGCTGGCCTCGTCCAGGCTGGGCGCCGATTGGCTGCAGGCGTTTGGTGTGACAGGCTGGTGGCGGCCTCTTGCGCTGGCGGTCAGCTACCTGCTCACGGTCTGGCACGCCACGCTGCTGGGCATCCTGCTGGCCGGTCTGGCGCTGACGATCCTGCCGCGCTACCTCCAGACGCTGTACGCGCGGCGCGGCTTTGTCGGTACACTGGTTGGCGCACTCTACGCCGTGCCCCAACCGTTTTGTTCGTGCTGCGCAGCGGTGATGGCACCCGCCTACACACGGCGCGGCTCGTCAACTGAATTCGCTCTGTCGTTCGTCGTTGGCGCGCCGATGCTGAACATCACGACGCTGATCCTGGCCTTCAGCTTGCTGCCCCTGCCCTTCGCGCTCACGCGTGCTCTCGCGGGTATTGTGCTGACCCTCGTTGTGACCTATGGCGTGGTGCGGCTCGCCGAACGCTGGGAACGGCGGTCCAATCCCAGGCTGGCGGTGCCGCGCGCCCCGCGCGGACTATCCGCCTGGATCACGCGCTGGGTGAATGCCTACCTGCGCATGTTCAATCTGGACACGCTGGTGCGCAATCGGGCCATGGACACGCCTGCGGCGCTGGTAAGCGCCTGGTTGTATGCCAGCGCGCGCATCGCGCTGGTGTTGGTTCCCACGCTCTTCATCTGGAGCATCGTAACCGCGGTGCTGATTCAGCTCTTGCCCACCGCCTTCGGCAACAACCTGCCGAGCGTGGTGCTGGCCGCGATCACCGGCACGCTGCTGATGATTTCGACCTGGACCGAAATTCCGGTCGCGCTGCAACTGATTCAATCCGGCCTGACCGCGCCGGCGGCAACGCTGCTGGTGGTGCTGCCGCCGGTGAGTCTGCCATGCCTGATGGTGCTGGGCGGGGCGCTGCGCAGAGGGCGTCTCCTCGCCCTGCTGGGGCTGGCGGTGATCGGCGCGGGGATCGGCGCGGGCCTGCTCTTTTTGTAG
- a CDS encoding amino acid permease: MNRAELDDPIGATLFVRRATGLVRSWSMFDAFIYAFFSVNLVTLGLYIISQMYFLEGGLIPTLLLSAGLILAEVVVYAGLIAVMPRAGGDYVWQSRILGGGIGFVLAVTGWWFILWLWTPLYADMLRHVVVVPLLAVAGARDAALWWAWQPAAWFLAAVITLAFVTAVIALGMKTYARVQRFCFWGGNLGLLLVCLILLVNDHAAFRAGLEANATRLLGAHAGVYEATLAAGAAAGAKQPLLGGTLAAILLAMPYIVFFNLWPNWGATLYGEVKGADDFKRNFWGMALGLLVTTALALLLYLSIARTITWEFYVNANAAYWNYRWGYSDTPPPLPVWPYPALLAAFLSTNPLLQALLLLAMSLWFFGWAGTMFLSSTRVIFAAAFDRLLPEVVARVDPRTRTPIYALLLMVIPGLIVSALYAWNIFGFQSLTLASTLVIAITYFGSTIAAILLPYTKRDLYLASPIAKYNVAGVPLISIAGTIFAVFLGYLLYQWLVDPHQLYGISYRNTASVLFMGALYGLALAIYVGARLYRRHREGIDLGMVYREIPVD; the protein is encoded by the coding sequence GTGAACCGTGCAGAGTTGGATGATCCGATCGGGGCGACCCTGTTTGTGCGCCGCGCGACCGGCCTGGTGCGCTCCTGGTCGATGTTCGATGCGTTTATTTACGCCTTTTTTTCGGTCAACCTGGTAACCTTGGGGCTGTACATCATCAGCCAGATGTACTTTCTGGAAGGCGGGCTGATCCCGACGCTGCTGCTCAGCGCGGGGCTGATCCTGGCCGAAGTGGTGGTCTATGCTGGGCTGATCGCGGTGATGCCGCGCGCCGGCGGCGACTATGTCTGGCAGAGCCGCATTCTGGGCGGCGGCATCGGCTTTGTGCTGGCCGTCACCGGCTGGTGGTTCATTCTCTGGCTGTGGACGCCGCTCTATGCCGACATGCTGCGCCATGTCGTGGTCGTGCCGCTGCTGGCTGTGGCGGGCGCGCGCGATGCCGCGCTGTGGTGGGCCTGGCAACCGGCGGCCTGGTTTTTGGCAGCGGTGATCACGCTGGCCTTTGTCACGGCGGTGATCGCGCTGGGCATGAAGACCTACGCTCGCGTGCAGCGCTTCTGCTTCTGGGGCGGCAACCTGGGGCTGTTGCTGGTGTGCCTGATCCTGCTGGTGAACGATCATGCCGCGTTCCGCGCCGGGCTGGAGGCCAACGCCACGCGGCTGCTGGGCGCGCACGCGGGCGTGTACGAAGCGACGCTGGCCGCCGGTGCTGCGGCGGGAGCAAAGCAGCCGCTGCTGGGCGGCACGCTGGCGGCGATCCTGCTGGCGATGCCCTACATCGTCTTTTTCAACCTGTGGCCCAACTGGGGCGCGACGCTCTACGGCGAGGTCAAGGGCGCCGATGATTTCAAGCGCAACTTCTGGGGCATGGCGCTGGGCCTGCTGGTCACCACCGCCCTGGCGCTGCTGCTGTACCTGAGCATCGCCAGGACGATCACCTGGGAGTTCTACGTCAACGCCAACGCCGCCTACTGGAACTACCGCTGGGGTTACAGCGACACGCCGCCGCCGTTGCCGGTCTGGCCCTATCCGGCGCTGCTGGCTGCGTTTCTGAGCACCAACCCGCTGCTCCAGGCGCTGCTGCTGCTGGCGATGAGCCTGTGGTTTTTCGGTTGGGCCGGCACGATGTTTCTCTCCTCAACGCGCGTGATCTTTGCCGCGGCCTTTGATCGGTTGCTGCCCGAAGTGGTGGCCAGGGTTGATCCGCGCACGCGCACGCCGATCTACGCGCTGCTGCTGATGGTGATCCCCGGCCTGATCGTCTCGGCGCTCTACGCCTGGAACATCTTTGGCTTTCAGAGCCTGACGCTGGCTTCGACGCTGGTGATCGCCATTACCTATTTCGGCTCGACGATCGCCGCCATCCTGCTGCCATACACCAAGCGCGATCTGTACCTGGCATCGCCGATTGCCAAGTACAACGTCGCGGGCGTGCCGCTGATCTCGATCGCCGGCACGATCTTCGCGGTCTTTCTGGGCTACCTGCTCTACCAGTGGCTCGTCGATCCGCACCAGTTGTACGGCATCAGCTATCGCAACACGGCGTCGGTGCTGTTCATGGGCGCGCTCTACGGCTTGGCGCTGGCGATCTACGTTGGCGCGCGGCTCTACCGTCGCCATCGCGAGGGCATCGACCTGGGCATGGTCTATCGCGAGATTCCGGTCGATTAG
- a CDS encoding metallophosphoesterase family protein, protein MRLFFATDIHGSEICWKKFLNAGAFYKAEVLVLGGDMTGKALVPIVALPNGAFRVTLLQQEFVLHSEAEVRDMERRVASRGYYPVRCTPDELAELSADRRRLEALFRQQMLTTLERWMALAAERLRGTGIRCFACPGNDDEAEVDEVIRASAVVELAEGRVVELGDGFRMISSGWSNLTPWRTYREADEDDLRARIEAMITPDLEMRRTVFNLHCPPYGSNLDEAAELDERLNIKDAGRSLVPVGSTAVRDAILTHQPLLSLHGHIHEAKGTARLGRTLAINPGSLYEQGVLQGALIELDRRKGIKSYVLTTG, encoded by the coding sequence GTGCGGCTGTTTTTTGCGACCGATATTCATGGTTCGGAGATCTGCTGGAAGAAGTTTCTCAACGCCGGTGCCTTCTACAAAGCCGAGGTGCTAGTGCTGGGCGGCGACATGACCGGCAAGGCGCTGGTGCCGATCGTGGCGCTGCCTAACGGTGCCTTCCGCGTAACGCTGCTGCAACAGGAGTTTGTGCTGCACAGCGAAGCCGAGGTGCGCGATATGGAACGGCGCGTGGCCAGCCGTGGCTACTATCCCGTGCGCTGCACGCCCGACGAACTGGCCGAGCTGTCGGCGGATCGCCGACGGCTGGAGGCGCTGTTCCGGCAGCAGATGCTGACCACGCTGGAGCGCTGGATGGCGTTGGCTGCCGAACGGCTACGCGGCACCGGCATTCGCTGTTTTGCCTGTCCCGGCAACGACGACGAGGCTGAGGTTGATGAGGTGATCCGCGCCTCGGCGGTGGTCGAGCTGGCCGAAGGGCGCGTGGTGGAGCTGGGCGACGGCTTCCGCATGATCAGCTCCGGCTGGTCTAACCTGACTCCCTGGCGCACCTACCGCGAGGCCGACGAGGACGACCTGCGCGCGCGCATCGAGGCGATGATCACGCCCGATCTGGAGATGAGGCGCACGGTCTTCAACCTGCACTGCCCGCCCTACGGCTCCAATCTGGACGAAGCCGCCGAGCTGGACGAGCGGCTCAACATCAAGGATGCCGGACGTTCGCTGGTGCCGGTGGGCAGCACCGCCGTGCGTGACGCGATCCTGACGCATCAGCCGCTGCTCTCGCTGCACGGCCACATTCACGAAGCCAAGGGCACGGCGCGGCTGGGACGTACGCTGGCGATCAATCCCGGCAGCTTGTACGAGCAGGGGGTGTTGCAGGGCGCGCTGATCGAGCTGGATCGTCGCAAGGGTATCAAAAGTTACGTGTTGACTACTGGCTGA
- a CDS encoding isocitrate/isopropylmalate family dehydrogenase: MTTPTIVVLEGDQTGQELLEEALRVLDPAVIKVDLAFERFDLSLENRRATKNQVVYEAAARMKETGLGLKAATITPETKGDVGSPNAILRKAIDGTVILRTGRRIPGIRPVGGVHAPISIVRMAVDDAYGAQEWREGEGLDEWAYRTEKISRRTCRMVAEFAFRHAKRMGGKVFGGPKYTVSPIYEGMLKEEMDAAAERHPEVRYQPQLIDATYALLLTAGEEPLVIPALNRDGDCLSDLVMQMFGSIAAAESLLLAFDDELNPKVVMAEAPHGTAPALFGKNIANPLAMILAGAALLTFINTRPAGLAARAISEACMEAIYDGVRTADLGGHATTTAFTDEVIRRVKTKLEVWPALG, encoded by the coding sequence ATGACCACGCCAACGATTGTCGTGCTGGAGGGGGATCAGACCGGGCAGGAGCTGCTAGAGGAAGCGCTGCGCGTGCTCGATCCCGCCGTGATCAAGGTTGATCTTGCCTTTGAACGCTTCGATCTCAGTCTGGAAAACCGTCGCGCCACCAAGAACCAGGTGGTGTACGAGGCCGCGGCGCGCATGAAGGAGACCGGCCTGGGGCTCAAGGCCGCCACGATCACGCCCGAAACCAAGGGCGATGTCGGCAGTCCCAACGCCATTCTGCGCAAAGCGATCGACGGCACGGTGATTCTGCGCACCGGTCGGCGCATTCCCGGCATCCGGCCGGTCGGCGGCGTCCACGCGCCGATCTCGATCGTGCGCATGGCAGTGGACGACGCCTACGGCGCGCAGGAGTGGCGCGAGGGCGAGGGCCTGGACGAATGGGCCTACCGCACCGAGAAGATCAGCCGGCGCACCTGCCGTATGGTGGCCGAGTTCGCCTTTCGGCATGCCAAGCGCATGGGCGGCAAGGTCTTCGGCGGTCCCAAGTACACCGTCAGCCCGATCTACGAGGGCATGCTCAAGGAAGAGATGGATGCTGCCGCCGAGCGCCATCCGGAGGTGCGCTACCAGCCGCAGTTGATCGACGCGACCTACGCCCTGCTGTTGACGGCGGGCGAGGAGCCGCTGGTGATCCCCGCGCTCAACCGCGATGGCGACTGCCTCTCCGATCTGGTGATGCAGATGTTCGGCTCGATCGCCGCGGCCGAGTCGCTGCTGCTGGCCTTCGACGACGAGCTGAACCCCAAAGTGGTGATGGCTGAAGCACCGCATGGCACCGCACCGGCGCTCTTCGGCAAGAACATCGCCAACCCGCTGGCGATGATCCTGGCGGGCGCGGCGCTGCTGACCTTCATCAACACGCGTCCGGCCGGTCTGGCGGCGCGCGCGATCAGCGAAGCGTGCATGGAAGCGATCTACGACGGCGTGCGCACCGCCGATCTGGGCGGGCATGCCACCACCACCGCGTTCACCGATGAGGTGATCCGTCGCGTCAAAACCAAGCTCGAAGTCTGGCCGGCGCTGGGCTAG
- a CDS encoding succinate dehydrogenase/fumarate reductase iron-sulfur subunit, producing the protein MNIRFRIQRFDPDHDITSRYAVYQVEVSDATSVLDALDQIKGEQDGTLAYRHACRAGMCGSCGMLINGRNRLACTTRVLALEAEEVSVSALPGFAVLRDLIVDWDPFFAREAVMQPYLIADAPPPEQERRQTPAQLARYANATRCIQCGCCTSACPIVWHNGEYFGPAALTRLARYVFDSRDSATAARLALAASEEGAWRCHTIFNCSEDCPKGIQTAEMIQALKRGVALRLLGFNDPRAR; encoded by the coding sequence ATGAACATCCGCTTTCGCATTCAACGCTTCGATCCGGATCACGACATCACATCCCGCTACGCGGTGTACCAGGTCGAGGTCAGCGACGCCACCAGTGTCCTGGACGCGCTCGATCAGATCAAGGGCGAGCAGGATGGCACGCTCGCCTACCGACACGCCTGTCGCGCCGGGATGTGCGGCTCGTGCGGCATGCTGATCAACGGGCGCAACCGTCTGGCCTGCACCACGCGCGTGTTGGCGCTGGAGGCCGAGGAGGTGTCGGTCAGCGCGCTGCCGGGTTTTGCGGTGCTGCGCGACCTGATCGTGGACTGGGATCCCTTCTTTGCCCGCGAAGCGGTGATGCAGCCCTACCTGATCGCCGACGCGCCGCCGCCGGAGCAGGAGCGGCGCCAGACGCCGGCGCAACTGGCGCGCTACGCCAACGCCACCCGCTGCATCCAGTGCGGCTGCTGCACCTCGGCCTGCCCGATCGTCTGGCACAACGGCGAGTATTTTGGTCCTGCAGCGCTAACGCGCCTGGCGCGCTACGTCTTCGACTCGCGCGACAGCGCTACCGCCGCGCGCCTGGCGCTGGCCGCATCCGAAGAGGGCGCCTGGCGCTGTCACACCATCTTCAACTGTAGCGAAGATTGTCCCAAGGGGATCCAGACCGCCGAGATGATTCAGGCGCTGAAGCGCGGCGTGGCGTTGCGCCTGCTCGGCTTCAACGATCCGCGGGCGCGCTGA
- a CDS encoding FAD-binding protein yields the protein MIRHDVLIVGCGVAGMRAAIELRRRAPQADIAIVSKLYPVRAPSVAVHDGLAAALGYARSNAAGQPVPDMGAAPADTWQTHLADMLRTAAGLADPGLAELICRAAPAAVFELEHWGMPFARWPDGRLAQRAAPGHTQPRLAYADEQTGQQVVQTLYGELLRHRVRVYPEWFVLSLALTDGVCHGMVALDLQSGQLAAMQARVTLLATGGYGTLFQLTSQGSRATGDGLAAAYRAGLPLQDLEFVQWHALGLYGHGATLGDEPLAAGGSLLNGLGERFLQHYTPAQERAPQPVILRAVAAEIEAGRGAGAAADGVLLDLRHLDEAALRQLPRVLELARDLHGLDPRDEPLPVQPTAEFTLGGLPTDADGRVLDVQTGGERAITGLFAAGACAAGLHGALCLPGHGLLAALVSGQRAGAAIAAWLQVQACQGSALPPLPATALEQARAEVEALLASRGSERVAAIRRDLRVSMQQHVGPVRHAQGLTRQLGVLNELRERFSRVGLDDRSRRCNTELLEALELARLLDLSHAVVLAALERGESRGAHQRLDAPQTDEGWLGHTLVRTDAMGQPTVAMREAAPGSSAHVRSEP from the coding sequence GTGATCAGGCATGATGTGCTGATTGTCGGCTGCGGCGTGGCCGGCATGCGTGCCGCGATTGAACTGCGTCGGCGCGCACCGCAGGCCGATATCGCGATCGTCTCCAAGCTCTATCCTGTACGCGCGCCGTCGGTCGCGGTGCATGACGGCCTGGCTGCGGCATTGGGCTATGCGCGGAGCAATGCCGCAGGACAGCCCGTGCCGGACATGGGCGCCGCGCCGGCGGATACCTGGCAGACGCATCTGGCCGATATGCTGCGCACCGCAGCGGGGCTGGCCGATCCAGGCCTGGCGGAGCTGATCTGCCGTGCGGCGCCCGCGGCGGTCTTCGAACTGGAGCACTGGGGCATGCCCTTCGCGCGCTGGCCGGATGGTCGTCTTGCGCAGCGCGCTGCGCCGGGGCACACGCAGCCGCGCCTGGCCTACGCCGACGAGCAGACCGGCCAGCAGGTGGTTCAGACGCTGTATGGCGAGTTGCTGCGCCACCGCGTGCGCGTCTATCCGGAGTGGTTTGTGCTGAGCCTGGCGCTGACGGATGGCGTCTGCCATGGCATGGTGGCGCTCGATCTCCAGAGCGGGCAGCTCGCGGCCATGCAGGCCCGCGTCACGCTCCTGGCGACCGGCGGCTACGGCACGCTGTTTCAGTTGACCAGCCAGGGCAGCCGTGCCACCGGCGACGGGCTGGCGGCGGCGTACCGCGCCGGGCTGCCGTTGCAGGACCTGGAGTTTGTGCAGTGGCATGCGCTGGGCCTGTATGGCCACGGCGCAACGCTGGGCGATGAGCCGCTCGCTGCGGGCGGCTCTCTGCTCAATGGTCTGGGCGAGCGCTTTCTGCAACACTACACGCCCGCACAAGAACGCGCGCCGCAGCCGGTGATCCTGCGCGCGGTCGCCGCCGAGATCGAGGCCGGACGCGGCGCGGGCGCGGCAGCCGACGGCGTGCTGCTCGACCTGCGCCATCTGGATGAGGCGGCGCTGCGGCAGCTGCCACGCGTGCTTGAGCTGGCGCGCGATCTGCATGGGCTCGACCCGCGCGACGAGCCGTTGCCAGTGCAGCCGACGGCGGAGTTCACGCTTGGTGGCCTGCCCACGGATGCCGACGGGCGCGTGCTCGACGTGCAGACCGGCGGTGAGCGGGCAATCACCGGTCTGTTCGCGGCGGGCGCCTGCGCCGCTGGTTTGCATGGCGCGCTGTGCCTGCCCGGGCATGGTCTGCTGGCGGCGCTGGTAAGCGGGCAGCGCGCCGGCGCGGCCATTGCCGCCTGGCTCCAGGTCCAGGCGTGCCAGGGCAGCGCTCTGCCACCCCTACCCGCGACGGCGCTGGAGCAGGCGCGCGCCGAGGTCGAAGCGCTGCTCGCCAGCCGGGGTAGTGAGCGTGTGGCCGCCATCCGGCGCGACCTGCGCGTTTCGATGCAGCAGCATGTCGGTCCCGTGCGTCATGCTCAGGGGTTGACGCGCCAGTTAGGCGTGCTCAACGAGCTGCGTGAGCGCTTCAGCCGGGTCGGTCTCGACGATCGCAGCCGACGCTGCAACACCGAGCTGCTGGAGGCGCTGGAGCTGGCGCGCCTGCTCGACTTAAGCCACGCCGTCGTCCTGGCCGCGCTGGAGCGTGGTGAGTCGCGCGGCGCGCACCAGCGCCTGGATGCGCCTCAGACCGATGAGGGGTGGCTGGGCCACACGCTGGTGCGGACTGACGCCATGGGACAGCCCACGGTCGCCATGCGCGAGGCCGCGCCGGGAAGCAGCGCGCACGTCAGGAGCGAACCATGA
- the sdhC gene encoding succinate dehydrogenase, cytochrome b556 subunit yields the protein MNPTYADRYRGKVGMLAWILMRASGLVLTLYALLYVFVLRVARQGPQPFDRLVAQVHTPLWLALHTLLLWLALFHLLNGIRLLALEAGYLRRQREWFWIGLAISLGLTALFAVLAYARLPLAPAT from the coding sequence GTGAACCCAACGTACGCTGATCGCTACCGTGGCAAGGTAGGCATGCTGGCCTGGATCCTGATGCGCGCGTCGGGGCTGGTGTTGACGCTGTATGCGCTGCTGTACGTCTTCGTGCTGCGTGTGGCGCGGCAGGGTCCCCAGCCCTTCGATCGGCTGGTGGCGCAGGTGCACACCCCCTTGTGGTTGGCGCTCCATACCCTGCTGCTCTGGCTGGCGCTCTTTCACCTGCTGAACGGCATACGGCTGCTGGCGCTCGAAGCAGGCTACCTGCGTCGGCAGCGCGAATGGTTCTGGATCGGGCTGGCCATATCGCTGGGCCTGACTGCCCTGTTCGCCGTACTGGCGTATGCCCGTCTGCCGCTGGCGCCGGCGACTTAA
- a CDS encoding YIP1 family protein: protein MNASTSSIGEMVNSSIVVLTRPSVATFEQYERRGTMRDGITYVVAAALLAGVVAFVFGLLGGISTAIVSLVSGVLGPLVGYLVFSYAVFFIGKQQGGSGTQDEVFYSTALYVAPLLAIVGIVSAIPVIGCLLLPVTLLLGLYQIYLAYLMTRASMNLAQTPAIITVVLAYVVQFVVGLLIAGVSTGIGAALGLAGSS, encoded by the coding sequence ATGAACGCGTCCACCAGTTCGATCGGTGAGATGGTCAACAGCAGCATCGTGGTGCTCACCAGGCCGAGCGTTGCCACGTTCGAGCAATACGAGCGGCGCGGGACGATGCGCGATGGGATCACGTATGTGGTAGCGGCGGCGCTGCTTGCGGGCGTGGTTGCTTTTGTCTTTGGGTTGCTGGGCGGCATCAGCACGGCCATCGTCAGCCTGGTGAGCGGCGTGCTTGGGCCCTTGGTCGGTTACCTGGTGTTCTCGTATGCGGTGTTTTTCATCGGCAAGCAACAAGGCGGTAGCGGCACACAGGATGAGGTGTTTTACAGCACAGCGCTGTATGTTGCGCCATTGCTGGCCATTGTCGGTATTGTCAGCGCGATTCCGGTGATCGGCTGTTTGCTGCTGCCGGTGACGCTGCTGCTCGGCCTCTACCAGATCTATCTGGCCTACCTGATGACGCGCGCCAGCATGAACCTGGCCCAGACACCGGCGATCATCACGGTGGTGCTGGCGTATGTCGTACAGTTCGTTGTTGGCCTACTGATTGCTGGCGTGAGCACAGGTATCGGCGCGGCGCTCGGACTAGCGGGCAGTTCCTAG